GTGCCCGATCTTCGGGCCGGCAAGACCGTGCTGATCGCCGCCCATGGCAACTCGCTGCGCGCGTTGGTGAAGTATCTGGACGGAATGTCGGACGAAGACGTGGTCGGACTGAACATTCCGACCGGCATTCCTCTTCGCTACGACCTGGATTCCGACCTCAAGCCCACGGTCGTCGGCGGCACCTACCTGGACCCCGAGGCCGCGGCGGCGGGCGCGGCCGCAGTTGCTGCGCAGGGCGCGAAGTAGACCGCGACGCAGTGCCGCCGGGCAAACGGCGGGTTAACGGGGGAAAGCCAGGGTTCGAATTTCCTAGATTCCTTCTGTGACTTGTCCCGATTTGGCCGCACGCTGCTGGGATGACGTTCACCGGATGCGTACGATTTTCGCGTGAGTGTGGTAACGGCGCTGCTGCTGTCGGCGCTCGTGGCACTGCTCGCCCTGGTGATCGGTGCGGCGCTCGGGGCGGGGTTGGCGCCCCGTCTGATGGAGCGCAGGCAACGGCGCGCGACCGCGCAGTCGGGGATCACCGTTTCCCAGATGCTCGCCCACATCGTGTCGCAGTCGCCGGTCGGGATCGTCGTGGTCGACACCTACCGTGACGTGGTCTACACCAACGACCGGGCGCGCGAGTTGGGTCTCGTGCGTGACCGGCTGCTCGACGACCGCGCGTGGCTGGCGGCCGAACGCACCCTGACGACCGGCGAGGACGGTGAGGTCGACCTGTCGCCACGAAAGCGTGCTCATCCGGGCCGATCGGGATTATCGATCCGTGGGCACGTCCGCCTGCTGACCGAGCAGGATCGCCGCTTCGCCGTCGTCTACGTCGACGACCAGTCCGAGCATGCGCGGATGGAGGCGACCCGCCGTGACTTCGTCGCCAACGTCAGCCACGAACTCAAGACCCCCGTCGGGGCGATGGGGGTGCTCGCCGAGGCGGTGCTGGCGTCGGCCGACGACCCCGACACAGTGCGCCGGTTCGCCGAGAAGATGTTGGTGGAGTCGAATCGGCTGGGCAACATGGTGGGCGAGCTGATCGAGCTGTCGCGGCTGCAGGGCGCCGAACCGCTGCCCGACCTGGAAGCCGTCGACGTCGACACCGTGGTGGCCGAGGCGTTGTCGCGGTACAAGGTGGCCGCCGACAACGCCGACATCGCGATCACCACCGACGCGCCGACCGGATTCCGTGTGCTGGGCGACCAGCCGCTGTTGGTCACCGCCATCGCGAACCTGGTGTCCAACGCAATTGCGTACTCGCCTAACGGTTCTGCGGTGTCGATCAGCAGGCGCCGCCGCGGCGACAACATCGAAATCGCCGTCACCGACCGCGGTTTCGGCATCGCCAGCGCGGATCAAGAGCGGGTGTTCGAACGGTTCTTCCGCGTCGACAAGGCGCGTTCCCGGGCCACCGGCGGCACGGGACTCGGATTGGCGATCGTGAAACACGTCGCCGCCAACCACAACGGAACCATCCGGCTGTGGAGTCAACCAGGAACGGGATCGACGTTCACCCTGTCGATTCCGGCATATCCGCAGGGTGACGATGACCTAGAAGTGCACGTCGAACGAGAGGACTAGCTAGACAATGACCAGCGTGTTGATCGTGGAGGACGAGG
The sequence above is drawn from the Mycobacterium gallinarum genome and encodes:
- a CDS encoding sensor histidine kinase, which codes for MSVVTALLLSALVALLALVIGAALGAGLAPRLMERRQRRATAQSGITVSQMLAHIVSQSPVGIVVVDTYRDVVYTNDRARELGLVRDRLLDDRAWLAAERTLTTGEDGEVDLSPRKRAHPGRSGLSIRGHVRLLTEQDRRFAVVYVDDQSEHARMEATRRDFVANVSHELKTPVGAMGVLAEAVLASADDPDTVRRFAEKMLVESNRLGNMVGELIELSRLQGAEPLPDLEAVDVDTVVAEALSRYKVAADNADIAITTDAPTGFRVLGDQPLLVTAIANLVSNAIAYSPNGSAVSISRRRRGDNIEIAVTDRGFGIASADQERVFERFFRVDKARSRATGGTGLGLAIVKHVAANHNGTIRLWSQPGTGSTFTLSIPAYPQGDDDLEVHVERED